One Bradyrhizobium sp. CCGB12 genomic window carries:
- a CDS encoding GAF domain-containing protein — MPTTLARTFAALSAINEAILYAKSPDELYQKVCDAGFSSGDFLAVAVFLVGPDGQRLRFAAGCGEDVARLRSLVITTEAGTPEGSGVGGEAFRDQKLCISNDYLNDPRSLAWRVGAASVEIGAAAALPLLCNGKSVGVLYVTRREAGSLSEQMVSLFERMSANISYALDNFERETARQASERATRRLNRMFCAISATNEAILRAKTELELYQLVCDASVHSAKSIATFVLLREQGSHWLKPVAATGEHLDLVTQARYSTDADNPFGRGITGQVFRTQKAVVEEDLPSRTKGTPWERVNIDTGVAACVVAPLIKHGESVGVLLFFISRSWAKDEEVVALLLRMAENVSFAIENFDREAEKARIADEEDRLARMYAALSATNEAILRARCRAELFDLVCEATVQGAKFASTSIALVDHQAGLLRVVASCGPNADEVRTFKFAIGDDVPEGRGLTGTAFRTRQPCISNDVLVDDRTQPWQASARRNGIASSAALPLFNGDRVEGIFLFNSPERGTFTPEFVELLRKLQANVAFALENFDRADEKARADKQRNRLSGMFEALSATNEAIMRAKTREDLFEVACQAAVLGDMFASATIGIMDERRELVRVVAVKGQLQERMVGRTCVVSAEHPEGQGIIGTSVRTRQPSVINDYLNDPRSAHWHSKATEDGTRAAASFPLLRGGEEPIGILLFLALEENTFTPDLVELLGRLAENVSFALDNFDRAEEKARTEAQKERLTRMFAALSATNEAIMRAKSRAELFDLVCLAASNGAKFTSTTIALASADTDQLKIVASAGPSSDTTRNVRLSVDPERPEGRGMAGTAFRTRQPCISNDYLNDQRVSAFHAIVRGDRARAGAAIPLIAHDQPVGVMIYMSTEQDTFTSEFVELLQRLADNVSFAMENFDRADEKHKADERIEYLASHDSLTDLPNRETFNGLLREAIDAAQRHDHRFAVLFIDLDRFKVINDSLGHEAGDLLLLEVASRLRGALRTSDVVARLGGDEFVVILDQCGEIDDVQDIATGLLAALAEPMELAGHECHTTASIGIAMYPANGSDAQTLTKNADMAMYLAKEDGKNGYRFFSKEVKTQSIERLSLESALRRALEREQFSLNYQPKVDMETGQITGVEALLRWTHPDLGNVSPAQFIPLAEETGLIVPIGRWVLNEACAQAMAWQRRGLLPLSMAVNLSPRQFADEHLLQDVDEALAASGMSPVLLQLEVTESMMMRNVGRALKVLDAIQSRGIRLAIDDFGTGYSSMSLMKHFPIDTIKIDRSFVRDLPQDSEDQAIAQAIISMGKALGMTVVAEGVENAEQEAFLRTHGCDEMQGYLISKPLPARQMAELLRPMALPVAPPLQPDAEPVADEGAALRLKRAVV, encoded by the coding sequence GTGCCGACGACACTCGCGCGCACCTTTGCGGCGTTGAGCGCCATCAACGAAGCGATTCTCTACGCGAAATCGCCGGACGAGCTGTACCAGAAGGTCTGCGACGCCGGGTTTTCGAGCGGGGACTTTTTGGCCGTGGCCGTGTTCCTGGTGGGACCCGACGGCCAGCGGCTTCGTTTTGCGGCCGGCTGCGGCGAGGACGTCGCGCGGCTGCGCTCCCTTGTGATCACGACGGAAGCCGGGACACCCGAAGGCTCGGGCGTCGGCGGCGAGGCGTTTCGCGATCAGAAGCTGTGCATCAGCAACGACTATCTGAACGACCCGCGTTCGCTGGCATGGCGGGTAGGCGCGGCTTCGGTCGAAATCGGCGCGGCGGCGGCGCTGCCGCTGCTCTGCAACGGCAAGAGTGTCGGCGTGCTCTACGTGACCCGCCGCGAAGCCGGCTCGCTGAGCGAGCAGATGGTGTCGCTGTTCGAACGCATGTCGGCCAACATCTCCTATGCGCTGGACAATTTCGAGCGCGAGACCGCGCGGCAGGCCAGCGAGCGGGCGACACGGCGGCTGAACCGCATGTTCTGCGCCATCAGTGCCACCAACGAAGCCATCCTGCGCGCCAAGACCGAGCTGGAGCTGTACCAGCTCGTCTGTGACGCGTCCGTGCACAGCGCCAAGTCGATTGCGACCTTCGTGCTGCTCCGCGAGCAGGGGTCGCACTGGTTGAAGCCAGTCGCCGCGACGGGCGAGCATCTCGATCTCGTCACCCAGGCGCGCTACTCGACCGATGCCGACAATCCGTTCGGCCGCGGCATAACCGGTCAGGTGTTCCGGACGCAGAAGGCGGTCGTCGAGGAAGACCTGCCGAGCCGTACCAAGGGAACGCCCTGGGAGCGCGTCAACATCGATACCGGCGTTGCCGCTTGTGTGGTCGCGCCCCTGATCAAGCACGGCGAGAGCGTCGGCGTCCTCCTGTTCTTCATCAGCCGCTCCTGGGCCAAGGACGAGGAGGTCGTCGCCCTGCTGCTGCGCATGGCGGAGAACGTCTCGTTCGCGATCGAGAATTTCGACCGGGAGGCTGAGAAGGCTAGGATTGCCGACGAAGAGGACCGCCTCGCGCGCATGTATGCGGCGCTGAGCGCCACCAACGAGGCGATCCTGCGGGCGCGGTGCCGCGCCGAGCTGTTCGATCTGGTTTGCGAGGCGACGGTGCAGGGTGCCAAGTTCGCCTCAACCTCGATTGCGCTGGTCGATCATCAGGCCGGATTGCTCCGCGTCGTCGCATCTTGCGGGCCGAACGCAGACGAAGTGCGAACCTTCAAGTTTGCGATCGGCGACGACGTGCCGGAGGGACGGGGGTTGACCGGCACGGCGTTCCGGACCCGGCAGCCCTGCATCAGCAATGATGTTCTCGTGGACGATCGCACACAGCCCTGGCAGGCCAGCGCCCGCCGCAACGGTATCGCTTCCTCCGCTGCGCTGCCGCTGTTCAACGGCGACAGGGTGGAAGGCATATTCCTGTTCAATTCGCCGGAGCGGGGCACTTTCACACCGGAATTCGTCGAGCTGTTGCGCAAGCTCCAGGCCAACGTCGCCTTCGCGCTGGAGAACTTCGATCGCGCCGACGAGAAGGCGCGGGCCGACAAGCAGCGCAACCGCCTGAGCGGCATGTTCGAAGCGCTCAGCGCCACCAACGAAGCCATCATGCGAGCCAAGACTCGCGAGGACCTGTTCGAGGTGGCGTGCCAGGCAGCCGTGCTGGGTGACATGTTCGCATCCGCGACGATTGGCATCATGGACGAGAGGCGTGAGCTCGTTCGCGTGGTCGCGGTGAAAGGACAGCTCCAGGAGCGAATGGTCGGGCGGACCTGCGTTGTTTCCGCCGAGCACCCCGAGGGCCAGGGCATCATCGGAACCTCGGTGCGGACCCGCCAGCCCAGTGTCATCAATGACTATCTGAACGACCCGCGTTCGGCGCACTGGCATTCCAAGGCGACCGAGGATGGAACCCGGGCCGCTGCCAGCTTTCCGCTGTTGCGCGGCGGCGAGGAGCCGATCGGCATTCTGCTTTTCCTTGCGTTGGAAGAGAATACCTTCACGCCCGATCTGGTCGAGCTGCTGGGTCGCCTGGCCGAAAATGTCTCCTTCGCCCTCGACAATTTCGACCGCGCCGAGGAGAAGGCCCGCACCGAAGCGCAGAAGGAACGCCTGACGCGCATGTTCGCGGCGTTGAGCGCGACCAATGAGGCGATCATGCGGGCGAAATCGCGCGCCGAATTGTTCGATCTCGTGTGCCTCGCCGCATCGAACGGCGCCAAGTTCACCTCGACGACCATCGCGCTCGCCAGCGCCGACACCGACCAGCTCAAGATCGTCGCCAGCGCCGGACCGTCGTCCGACACCACGCGCAATGTCCGCCTCTCGGTCGACCCCGAGCGCCCCGAAGGCCGGGGGATGGCCGGCACGGCGTTTCGAACCCGGCAGCCCTGCATCAGTAACGACTATCTCAACGACCAGCGCGTGAGCGCCTTCCACGCCATCGTTCGCGGCGACCGCGCGCGCGCGGGCGCGGCGATCCCGCTTATCGCCCACGATCAGCCTGTCGGTGTCATGATCTACATGTCGACCGAACAGGACACGTTCACCAGCGAATTCGTCGAGCTGTTGCAGCGCCTGGCAGACAACGTCTCCTTCGCAATGGAGAATTTCGATCGCGCCGACGAGAAGCACAAGGCCGACGAGCGGATCGAATACCTCGCCTCGCATGACAGCCTGACCGACCTGCCGAACCGCGAGACGTTCAACGGGCTGCTGCGCGAGGCGATCGACGCGGCGCAGCGCCACGATCACCGTTTTGCGGTGCTGTTCATCGATCTCGATCGCTTCAAGGTCATCAACGATTCGCTGGGGCACGAGGCCGGCGACCTGCTCCTGCTCGAAGTGGCGAGTCGCTTGCGCGGCGCACTGCGGACAAGCGACGTGGTGGCACGGCTCGGCGGTGACGAGTTCGTGGTGATCCTCGACCAGTGCGGCGAGATCGACGACGTCCAGGACATCGCGACTGGACTGCTCGCCGCGCTTGCCGAGCCCATGGAGCTGGCCGGCCACGAGTGCCATACCACGGCCTCGATCGGCATTGCGATGTATCCGGCCAACGGCTCCGACGCGCAGACGCTGACCAAGAACGCCGACATGGCGATGTATCTCGCCAAGGAAGACGGCAAGAACGGCTATCGCTTCTTCTCCAAGGAAGTGAAGACGCAGTCGATCGAGCGCCTGTCGCTGGAGAGCGCGCTGCGCCGGGCGCTGGAGCGCGAGCAATTCTCGCTGAATTACCAGCCCAAGGTGGACATGGAGACCGGTCAGATCACCGGCGTGGAAGCGCTGCTGCGCTGGACCCATCCCGATCTCGGCAATGTCTCGCCGGCGCAGTTCATTCCGCTTGCGGAGGAAACCGGGCTGATCGTGCCGATCGGCCGCTGGGTGCTGAATGAGGCCTGTGCGCAGGCCATGGCCTGGCAGCGCCGCGGCCTGTTGCCGCTGTCGATGGCGGTCAACCTGTCGCCGCGGCAGTTCGCCGATGAGCATCTGTTGCAGGACGTCGACGAGGCGCTGGCGGCCAGCGGCATGTCGCCAGTGCTGCTCCAATTGGAGGTCACCGAGAGCATGATGATGCGCAATGTCGGCCGCGCGCTCAAGGTGCTCGACGCCATCCAGAGCCGCGGCATTCGCCTCGCCATCGACGATTTCGGCACCGGCTATTCGTCGATGTCCCTGATGAAGCACTTCCCGATCGACACCATCAAGATCGACCGCTCCTTCGTGCGCGACCTGCCGCAGGATTCGGAAGACCAGGCAATCGCGCAGGCGATCATCAGCATGGGCAAGGCGCTCGGCATGACCGTCGTCGCCGAAGGCGTCGAGAACGCCGAGCAGGAGGCGTTCCTGCGCACTCATGGCTGCGACGAGATGCAGGGTTATCTGATCTCCAAGCCGCTGCCGGCGCGGCAGATGGCCGAGCTGTTGCGGCCGATGGCGCTGCCGGTGGCGCCGCCGCTCCAGCCGGACGCGGAGCCGGTCGCGGATGAAGGCGCAGCGTTACGGCTGAAACGCGCTGTCGTCTGA
- a CDS encoding exopolysaccharide transport family protein, translated as MLDYDQPIDRVRPEAPERKPQADFNVLELANLLWRRKVGVVAAALLGATLAVTVGKSVTPRYTATAQLYVDPRELQLVDRELTPRAQDVSGMSMVVESQARLITSNSVLLRVIQQAGLDKDPEFGGGEGTSLMSSLLGLIGLQPRAPSAAEKKEVELAALDALNKHITIRKTEKSFIVDIEVWSTDPAKAAMLANTLTNAYLTESRNSQASAARRATNDLSSRLKELRERLRNAETALATYKAQNNFVGTQDTLISDQQLSASNQRLAAARAATMDAQARLDQIEASRRTATDAGAIPEALQSPTIANLRAQYADARKKYAEQAGELGPRHPALRQTEKQVEDLKRTINEEIDRFAQSAKNDLTRARDFEASLNRALEAQKRQSVQLSQAAVRLRELERESDASRDVYQSFLKRSRETEEQETLNTSAARVIGEATVPQRRSFPPAMSLFAMIGFIFGAIAASSWFVAAELLFRGATAPAPTPARPQRTPAPDATRVPQRARAPEAAPPLPPSPAPEVAQVPPELAAPPLQPSMVEKPLIEKPLIARLQEADVIHTLGAILATGGGVDLTRLGWPTLRPGFPLTTLLNAWRDMRTAGARRADGKAMPVIALVGTGETTGRSVAALNFALAAARDGARVLMIDADHQGCSLSNKVNRRGKSEPSRLGWLSIGSKDAREIKTVNGISVLPATGGDPGKATEAIRKAIAQARAASGYDLVILDGPAVPLLAGGRKLLDETDALVAVLPTSLDINDSLEEILTALGGAERKLVGVVLDELTPAAQTRQRGRQYA; from the coding sequence ATGCTTGACTATGACCAGCCCATCGATCGGGTCAGACCGGAGGCTCCGGAACGGAAGCCTCAGGCCGACTTCAATGTGCTGGAGCTCGCCAATTTGCTCTGGCGGCGAAAGGTCGGCGTCGTCGCGGCCGCCCTGCTCGGCGCGACGCTTGCGGTCACCGTCGGCAAGAGCGTGACGCCCCGCTACACCGCCACCGCCCAGCTCTATGTCGATCCGCGCGAGCTTCAGCTCGTCGATCGCGAGCTCACGCCGCGCGCACAGGACGTCTCCGGCATGTCCATGGTGGTGGAGAGCCAGGCGCGCCTGATCACCTCCAACAGCGTGCTGCTCCGGGTGATCCAGCAGGCCGGTCTCGACAAGGATCCGGAATTCGGCGGCGGCGAGGGCACGAGCCTGATGTCGTCGCTGCTCGGCCTGATCGGCCTTCAGCCCCGCGCACCCTCCGCCGCGGAGAAGAAGGAAGTGGAGCTCGCGGCGCTCGACGCGTTGAACAAGCACATCACGATCCGCAAGACCGAGAAGAGCTTCATCGTCGACATCGAAGTCTGGTCGACGGACCCGGCCAAGGCGGCGATGCTCGCCAATACGCTGACCAATGCCTACCTCACGGAATCCCGCAACTCGCAGGCTTCGGCCGCACGGCGCGCCACCAACGATCTGTCCAGCCGCCTGAAGGAGCTGCGCGAGCGGCTGCGCAACGCCGAGACCGCGCTCGCCACCTACAAGGCCCAGAACAATTTCGTCGGCACCCAGGATACGCTGATCAGCGACCAGCAGCTCTCCGCCAGCAACCAGCGCCTGGCCGCCGCCCGCGCCGCGACGATGGATGCGCAGGCACGGCTCGACCAGATCGAGGCGAGCCGTCGCACGGCCACGGACGCAGGTGCGATCCCCGAGGCGCTGCAATCGCCGACGATTGCGAACCTGCGCGCGCAATACGCCGACGCCCGCAAGAAATATGCGGAGCAGGCCGGCGAGCTTGGCCCGCGCCATCCGGCGCTGCGCCAGACCGAGAAGCAGGTTGAAGATCTCAAGCGTACCATCAACGAGGAGATCGACCGCTTCGCCCAGTCCGCCAAGAACGACCTGACGCGCGCCCGCGACTTCGAAGCCTCGCTCAACCGGGCGCTGGAAGCGCAGAAACGCCAGAGCGTTCAGCTCAGCCAGGCTGCGGTCCGCCTGCGCGAACTTGAGCGCGAGTCTGACGCCAGCCGCGATGTCTATCAGTCCTTCCTCAAGCGGTCGCGCGAGACCGAGGAGCAGGAGACGCTCAACACCTCGGCGGCCCGCGTCATCGGCGAAGCGACAGTGCCGCAGCGGCGTTCATTCCCGCCGGCGATGAGCCTGTTCGCCATGATCGGCTTCATCTTCGGCGCGATCGCTGCGTCAAGCTGGTTCGTTGCGGCCGAGCTGCTGTTCCGTGGTGCGACCGCGCCGGCGCCGACGCCTGCCCGTCCACAGCGCACGCCGGCGCCGGATGCAACGCGAGTTCCGCAACGCGCGCGGGCTCCGGAGGCCGCACCGCCTCTACCGCCCTCGCCAGCTCCGGAAGTTGCGCAGGTTCCGCCGGAACTTGCCGCACCTCCGCTACAGCCTTCGATGGTCGAGAAGCCGCTGATCGAAAAGCCGCTGATCGCGCGCCTCCAGGAGGCCGACGTCATCCACACGCTCGGCGCCATTCTCGCCACGGGGGGCGGCGTCGATCTCACCCGGCTCGGCTGGCCGACCCTGCGCCCCGGCTTTCCCCTGACCACGCTGCTCAATGCCTGGCGCGATATGCGCACTGCTGGGGCCCGACGCGCCGACGGCAAGGCGATGCCGGTCATCGCACTCGTCGGTACCGGCGAGACCACCGGGCGGAGCGTAGCTGCGCTGAATTTCGCGCTGGCGGCCGCGCGCGACGGCGCCCGCGTGCTGATGATCGATGCCGACCATCAGGGATGCTCGCTCTCGAACAAGGTCAACCGTCGCGGCAAGAGCGAACCGAGCCGGCTCGGCTGGCTCTCGATCGGCAGCAAGGACGCGCGCGAGATCAAGACGGTCAACGGCATCTCGGTGCTGCCGGCAACCGGAGGCGATCCCGGCAAGGCGACCGAGGCCATCCGCAAGGCAATTGCGCAGGCGCGTGCCGCGAGCGGCTATGACCTCGTGATCCTCGACGGCCCCGCCGTGCCGCTCTTGGCCGGCGGCCGCAAGCTGCTCGATGAGACCGACGCGCTGGTGGCGGTGCTGCCGACCAGCCTCGACATCAACGACAGCCTGGAAGAGATCCTGACCGCGCTCGGCGGCGCCGAGCGCAAGCTCGTCGGCGTCGTACTTGACGAGCTCACTCCCGCAGCTCAAACGCGCCAGCGAGGCAGACAATATGCTTGA
- the galE gene encoding UDP-glucose 4-epimerase GalE produces MTDRPTVLVTGGAGYIGSHACRALTAAGYQPVVYDNLSTGHRSFVAGPLVTGDLLDGTTLGRAFADHKATAVMHFAAASLVGESMTDPQKYYINNVQGTLSLLQAMRNANCHRIVFSSTGAVYGNADSKELPEDFPCVPINPYGASKWMIERMLADYRAAYGFGAFCLRYFNASGADATGGIGELRDNETHLIPRAMMALQGHVDFAVFGDDYDTPDGTAIRDYIHVTDLAAAHVAALKLLEEGHAGGSFNLGTGSGFSVREILDAIRQETGREVPHTVKPRRAGDPTYLVADPSAAKKVLNFVPRHSDLATVIRTAWAWHQKAHPLRSR; encoded by the coding sequence ATGACCGACCGACCGACCGTCCTCGTCACCGGGGGCGCGGGCTATATAGGCTCGCATGCCTGCCGCGCACTGACCGCCGCCGGCTATCAGCCCGTCGTTTATGACAATCTCTCGACAGGTCATCGCAGTTTCGTCGCCGGTCCGCTGGTGACGGGCGATCTGCTCGACGGCACGACGCTGGGGCGCGCCTTCGCCGATCACAAGGCCACGGCGGTGATGCATTTCGCGGCGGCGAGCCTCGTCGGGGAGTCCATGACCGACCCGCAGAAATATTACATCAACAACGTGCAGGGCACGCTGTCGCTGTTACAGGCGATGCGCAACGCGAACTGCCATCGCATCGTGTTCTCCTCGACCGGCGCCGTCTACGGCAACGCCGATTCCAAGGAGTTGCCGGAAGACTTTCCCTGCGTGCCGATCAACCCCTACGGCGCATCGAAGTGGATGATCGAGCGCATGCTGGCCGACTACCGCGCGGCCTACGGCTTCGGCGCGTTCTGTCTGCGCTATTTCAACGCCAGCGGTGCCGACGCGACCGGTGGCATCGGCGAACTGCGCGACAACGAAACCCACCTCATTCCGCGCGCGATGATGGCGCTTCAGGGACATGTCGACTTCGCGGTGTTCGGCGACGACTACGACACGCCCGACGGCACCGCGATCCGCGACTACATCCATGTCACCGACCTCGCGGCGGCACATGTGGCGGCACTGAAGCTTCTGGAGGAAGGGCACGCCGGCGGCAGCTTCAACCTCGGCACCGGCTCCGGCTTTTCCGTGCGCGAGATCCTCGACGCCATCAGGCAGGAAACCGGACGCGAGGTGCCGCACACCGTCAAGCCGCGCCGCGCCGGCGATCCCACCTATCTGGTCGCGGATCCCTCTGCTGCGAAGAAGGTGCTGAACTTCGTGCCGCGTCATTCCGACCTCGCTACGGTCATCCGCACCGCCTGGGCCTGGCACCAGAAGGCGCATCCGCTCAGGTCGCGTTAG
- a CDS encoding glycosyltransferase family 2 protein: MTLIPTDLSATSISDVVRDPDREIVASSRVVDLSVGIVVCIPCFRRPQHLRLTLDSLVSQRTPRSFAVVMVENDAARRESAPVAAEYLADGRLQGICLVEKRQGNCQAINAAFETAQALFPAATRFLMIDDDEVASSDWLELMVRTAEATGADVVGGPVLPVFDDDSQPWLSRHPAFCPAYDYSGAVPLIYGCGNCLITRAVFDRFDRPAFDLRFNFLGGGDCDFFVRCRDAGMTFHWTAEAVITETVPQSRTGLGWIAKRGLRIGAINYRVQSKAAQSASARMLVFAQMVGRLPLSLVRAVGLLTSSKTVVAMHPVMVALGSVLAAFGIEPKPYEASKIVS, from the coding sequence ATGACATTGATCCCGACAGACCTGTCTGCCACGAGCATCTCGGACGTCGTGCGCGATCCCGACCGGGAGATCGTGGCGAGCTCCCGCGTCGTCGACCTGTCGGTCGGCATCGTCGTCTGCATTCCCTGTTTCCGCCGCCCGCAGCATCTGCGGCTGACTCTGGACTCGCTGGTAAGCCAGCGTACGCCCCGCTCCTTTGCCGTCGTCATGGTCGAGAACGATGCCGCGCGGCGCGAGAGCGCGCCGGTCGCCGCGGAGTATCTCGCCGATGGCCGGCTCCAGGGCATCTGTCTCGTCGAGAAGCGGCAAGGCAATTGCCAGGCGATCAACGCCGCGTTCGAGACGGCGCAGGCGCTGTTTCCCGCCGCGACCCGCTTCCTGATGATCGACGACGACGAGGTCGCATCGAGCGACTGGCTCGAGCTGATGGTTCGGACCGCGGAGGCGACCGGCGCCGACGTGGTCGGCGGGCCGGTGCTGCCGGTCTTCGACGACGACAGCCAGCCCTGGCTGTCGCGTCATCCCGCCTTCTGTCCCGCCTATGACTACAGCGGGGCGGTGCCGCTGATTTATGGTTGCGGCAATTGTCTGATCACGCGTGCGGTGTTCGACCGGTTCGATCGCCCGGCCTTCGACCTGCGCTTCAATTTTCTCGGCGGCGGCGACTGCGACTTCTTCGTGCGGTGCCGCGATGCCGGCATGACGTTCCACTGGACGGCGGAGGCGGTCATCACCGAGACCGTGCCACAGAGCCGCACCGGTCTTGGCTGGATCGCGAAACGCGGCCTGCGCATCGGCGCGATCAATTATCGCGTGCAGTCCAAGGCTGCGCAGAGCGCATCGGCGCGGATGCTGGTGTTTGCGCAGATGGTGGGGCGGCTGCCGCTGTCGCTGGTGCGCGCGGTCGGTCTGCTGACGTCGTCGAAGACCGTCGTTGCGATGCATCCCGTGATGGTCGCACTCGGCTCCGTGCTCGCGGCGTTCGGTATCGAGCCGAAACCCTATGAAGCCTCGAAGATCGTGTCCTGA
- a CDS encoding bifunctional 2-polyprenyl-6-hydroxyphenol methylase/3-demethylubiquinol 3-O-methyltransferase UbiG — protein sequence MNKPATIDFATATAINVSAAAPPTQALHDLIPGEARDSLLAVHDVLRRELPQGRLAIYEAGGGSCSVLPPELPGRSRVTVVDIDEDQVRNNTYADEAILGDVQTYRFGRETFDLVICYNVIEHLPDVEAALLNFRDALKRGGMILIGAPNPRSLSGVVTKYSPHWFHVWFYRHIRGIKDAGLPGEPPFPTFFHPLVTLPRLEAFAAANGLEMIYRREVESPRYPEMRRGKPLFAALVDAGAAVLNAVLPRGTDVRRGDYHVILRKS from the coding sequence ATGAACAAGCCAGCTACGATCGATTTCGCGACAGCCACGGCAATCAACGTCTCCGCGGCCGCTCCACCCACCCAGGCGCTGCACGATCTGATCCCCGGCGAAGCCCGCGACAGCCTGCTCGCCGTTCATGACGTGCTGCGCCGCGAACTGCCGCAGGGCCGCCTCGCCATCTATGAAGCCGGCGGCGGCTCGTGCAGCGTCCTGCCGCCGGAATTGCCGGGCCGCAGTCGCGTCACCGTCGTCGACATCGACGAGGACCAGGTCCGCAACAACACCTACGCGGACGAGGCGATCCTCGGTGACGTTCAGACCTACCGTTTCGGGCGTGAAACCTTCGATCTCGTGATCTGCTACAACGTGATCGAACATCTTCCCGACGTCGAAGCGGCATTGCTCAATTTCCGCGACGCGCTCAAGCGCGGCGGAATGATCCTGATCGGCGCGCCCAATCCACGCTCGCTGTCAGGCGTCGTCACCAAATATTCGCCGCACTGGTTCCACGTCTGGTTCTACCGGCACATCCGCGGCATCAAGGATGCCGGCCTGCCCGGCGAGCCGCCGTTCCCGACGTTCTTTCATCCGCTGGTGACGCTGCCGAGGCTCGAAGCATTCGCGGCCGCCAACGGTCTCGAGATGATCTATCGTCGTGAAGTCGAGAGCCCCCGCTATCCCGAGATGCGTCGGGGCAAGCCGCTGTTTGCCGCCCTGGTCGACGCCGGCGCCGCGGTGCTGAACGCGGTGCTCCCGCGCGGCACCGACGTCCGCCGCGGCGACTATCACGTCATCCTGCGGAAGAGCTGA
- a CDS encoding WecB/TagA/CpsF family glycosyltransferase: MLERRVNFDGRAATADVPRTTVGGLRMAALDLEETADFMIEATDPDNRIGRPLYLTSANGEVLARCSTEPQTERLFRAADLINADGQPLVAASKLQSWFPLPERVATTDLFHVVARKAEAVGRTFYMFGASEAENITAVENVQTMYPNLKIVGRSHGYLRGEALREKVEEINALAPDYLWVALGVPNEQAFVEEFTPHLTNVGVIKTSGGLFNFLSGSRSRAPQWMQKIGLEWAWRTWLEPRRLLWRYLTTNPRALYLLLSRNRPLR; encoded by the coding sequence ATGCTTGAGCGCCGCGTCAACTTCGATGGACGGGCGGCAACCGCTGACGTGCCGCGGACAACCGTTGGCGGCCTTCGCATGGCCGCGCTCGACCTGGAGGAAACCGCCGATTTCATGATCGAGGCGACCGATCCTGACAATCGCATCGGTCGTCCGCTGTACCTGACCTCTGCCAATGGCGAGGTGCTGGCGCGCTGCTCGACCGAACCGCAGACCGAGCGCCTGTTCCGCGCCGCCGACCTGATCAATGCCGACGGCCAGCCGCTGGTGGCGGCGTCGAAGCTGCAATCCTGGTTCCCGCTGCCCGAGCGCGTCGCGACCACGGACCTGTTCCACGTCGTCGCGCGCAAGGCGGAAGCGGTGGGCCGCACCTTCTACATGTTCGGCGCCAGCGAGGCCGAGAACATCACGGCCGTCGAGAACGTCCAGACGATGTATCCGAACCTCAAGATCGTCGGGCGCAGCCACGGCTATCTGCGCGGCGAGGCGCTGCGCGAGAAGGTCGAGGAGATCAACGCGCTTGCGCCGGATTATCTGTGGGTCGCGCTCGGCGTGCCCAACGAGCAGGCATTCGTGGAGGAATTCACGCCGCACCTCACCAATGTTGGCGTTATCAAGACATCCGGCGGCCTGTTCAATTTTCTGTCGGGCAGCCGTTCCCGCGCGCCGCAATGGATGCAGAAGATCGGGCTTGAATGGGCCTGGCGTACCTGGCTCGAGCCACGCCGCCTGCTCTGGCGCTATTTGACCACCAACCCCCGCGCGCTCTATCTTCTCTTAAGCCGCAACCGACCCCTCCGCTAA